One region of Miscanthus floridulus cultivar M001 chromosome 19, ASM1932011v1, whole genome shotgun sequence genomic DNA includes:
- the LOC136525250 gene encoding protein transport protein SFT2-like: protein MQAWFSSGPGPSSSSAASSSQPSLLAEWNSYAAARSAEDAGDGFGIDIEAAVRSANDRVAGTFGVVSKGVKGLPGSFKSTTSSVPSGRSLMYFGLFLASGVFLVFIAFTIFLPVMVIMPQKFAICFTVGCAFIIGSFFALKGPKNQLYHMISKERLPFTVGFVGSMVATIYVSMVLHSYILSVFFSVLQVLALAYYAISYFPGGSAGMKFLSSALVSSVLRCFGR from the exons ATGCAGGCGTGGTTCTCCTCCGGCCCCGGGCCCTCCTCCTCGTCGGCGGCGTCCTCTTCGCAGCCGTCGCTGCTCGCGGAGTGGAACTCCTACGCTGCCGCCCGCTCCGCCGAGGACGCGGGCGATGGCTTCGGGATCGACATCGAGGCGGCCGTCCGCTCCGCCAACGACCGCGTCGCCGGCACCTTCGGCGT GGTCTCAAAAGGTGTTAAAGGGTTGCCTGGCAGCTTTAAGTCCACAACAAGCAGTGTTCCATCTGGCAGATCTCTCATGTATTTCGGTCTGTTTCTTGCTAGTGGTGTATTCCTAGTTTTCATCGCATTCACGATATTTCTGCCAGTCATGGTGATAATGCCACAAAAGTTTGCAATATGTTTCACGGTGGGATGTGCCTTCATAATTGGATCATTCTTTGCGCTGAAAGGGCCTAAGAATCAGCTCTATCATATGATTTCCAAAGAG AGATTACCTTTCACTGTGGGATTTGTTGGGAGCATGGTTGCTACCATCTACGTGTCAATGGTGCTTCATAGCTACATACTTTCTGTTTTCTTCTCCGTGCTTCAG GTCCTTGCTCTAGCATATTATGCCATCTCATACTTCCCTGGTGGATCTGCTGGAATGAAGTTTCTATCATCCGCCCTTGTGTCCTCAGTGTTGAGATGCTTTGGGCGATGA
- the LOC136527738 gene encoding vacuolar protein sorting-associated protein 32 homolog 2-like: MSGVFGRVFGKSKEQSQATALASLDKLNETLEMLEKKENLLVKKANLEVEKAKNFTKAKNKRAAIQCLKRKRLYEQQIEQLGNFQLRIHDQMIMLEAAKATTETVDALRTGASAMKAMHKSTNIDDVDKTMDEINDNMENMRQIQDLLSAPMGAAADFDEDELEAELADLEGEELEAELLAPTTTAPSTAPVRVPTAQQSTRPSAQSSKAEDDELAALQAEMAM; encoded by the exons ATGTCGGGCGTCTTCGGCAGGGTGTTCGGGAAGTCCAAGGAGCAGAGCCAGGCCACCGCGCTGGCCTCGCTCGACAAACTCAACGAG ACACTTGAAATGTtggaaaaaaaggaaaacttGCTAGTGAAAAAGGCCAATCTTGAGGTCGAGAAGGCCAAGAATTTTACCAAAGCCAAGAATAAAAGAG CCGCAATACAGTGCTTGAAGAGGAAGAGGCTATACGAGCAGCAGATTGAGCAGCTTGGAAATTTCCAGCTCAGGATACATGATCAG ATGATTATGCTGGAAGCCGCAAAAGCTACAACAGAGACCGTGGATGCATTGAGAACTGGAGCATCGGCAATGAAAGCTATGCATAAATCAAC AAATATTGATGATGTTGATAAAACCATGGATGAAATCAATGACAATATGGAGAACATGAGACAAATTCAGGATCTGTTGTCAGCGCCTATGGGAGCAGCAGCTGATTTTGATGag GATGAACTGGAAGCTGAACTTGCGGATCTGGAGGGGGAGGAGTTGGAGGCAGAGCTGCTTGCACCTACCACAACAGCTCCGTCCACAGCTCCAGTGCGTGTACCTACTGCTCAGCAGTCCACTAGGCCATCTGCCCAGAGTAGCAAAGCTGAAGATGACGAGCTGGCAGCTCTACAAGCAGAAATGGCTATGTAA
- the LOC136527005 gene encoding 110 kDa U5 small nuclear ribonucleoprotein component CLO-like: protein MDDSLYDEFGNYIGPELADSDADDDSDAGGASPSPSESGSPSPAARSPSGSPSRPAALMDIDDDEGDPSQQAVVLAEDKKYYPTAEEVYGPGVEALVMDEDEQPLEMPIIAPPRVVKFEVGTRAAATSTYASTDFLLGLAGNPALVRNVTLVGHLQHGKTVFMDMLVEQTHEVDTFDSEGERHVRFTDTRVDEQERQVSIKAVPMSLVLEGENGKSYLCNIMDTPGHVNFSDEMTAALRLADGAVLVVDAAEGVMVNTERAIRHAIQERLPIVVVINKVDRLITELKLPPNDAYFKLRHTLEAINDLISSCSTTVGGTQLVDPAAGNVCFASGAAGWSFTLQSFAHLYLKIHGIQFDHEKFASRLWGDLYFHPDSRTFKKKPPKEGANRSFVEFILEPLYKIYSLVVGEQKGNVESKLAELGVTLSNAAYKLNVRPLLRLACRSIFGTATGFTDMLVKHIPSVKDAAARKIDHIYTGPQDSSIVDAMKKCDPNGPLMVNVTKLYPKSDCSVFDAFGRVYSGTIQTGQTVRVLGEGYSPDDEEDMTVKEVTKLWVYQARYRVAISKAPAGSWVLIEGVDASIMKTATICPMNIDEDVYIFRPLRFNTLPVVKIAAEPLNPSELPKMVEGLRKISKSYPLAITKVEESGEHTILGTGELYLDSIMKDLRELYSEVEVKVADPVVTFCETVVDTSSMKCFAETPNKRNKITMLAEPLEKGLAEDIENGLVSLDSRQKEITDFFRQRYQWDVLAARSIWAFGPDKQGPNILLDDTLSIEVDKNLLNAVKDSIVQGFQWGAREGPLCDEPIRNVKFKILNANIAPEPLHRGGGQIIPTARRVVYSAFLMANPRLMEPVYYVEIQTPIDCVSAIYTVLSRRRGHVTADVPKPGTPIYIVKAFLPVIESFGFETDLRYHTQGQAFCLSVFDHWAIVPGDPLDKSIVLRPLEPAPIQHLAREFMVKTRRRKGMSEDVSINKFFDEAMMNELAQQAADIHLQMM, encoded by the exons atggacgaCAGCCTCTACGACGAGTTCGGCAACTACATAGGCCCAGAGCTCGCCGACTCCGACGCCGATGACGACTCCGACGCCGGCGGCGCCTCACCGTCCCCCTCCGAGTCCGGCTCGCCGTCCCCCGCGGCACGCTCCCCGTCGGGCTCCCCCTCCCGCCCGGCCGCGctcatggacatcgacgacgacgaggGCGACCCGTCCCAGCAGGCCGTGGTGCTCGCCGAGGACAAGAAGTACTACCCCACCGCCGAGGAGGTGTACGGGCCTGGCGTGGAGGCGCTCGTCATGGACGAGGACGAGCAGCCGCTCGAGATGCCCATTATCGCGCCGCCCCGCGTCGTGAAGTTCGAGGTCGGGACCCGCGCCGCGGCCACGTCTACCTACGCGTCCACCGACTTCCTCCTCGGCCTCGCGGGCAACCCCGCGCTCGTCCGCAACGTCACCCTCGTCGGCCACCTCCAGCACGGGAAGACGGTGTTCATGGACATGCTCGTAGAGCAGACACACGAAGTGGACACCTTCGACTCTGAGGGGGAGCGCCATGTGCGGTTCACTGATACAAGGGTGGACGAGCAGGAGAGGCAGGTCTCCATCAAGGCTGTGCCAATGTCGCTTGTTCTCGAGGGGGAAAACGGCAAGTCATACCTGTGCAATATCATGGACACGCCCGGGCATGTCAACTTCTCAGATGAGATGACTGCGGCACTGCGGCTTGCGGATGGGGCTGTGCTCGTTGTTGATGCTGCTGAGGGAGTAATG GTTAATACTGAGAGGGCAATTCGTCATGCAATCCAAGAAAGGCTTCCAATCGTTGTTGTGATTAACAAG GTTGACAGATTGATAACAGAACTAAAGCTGCCCCCAAATGATGCATATTTCAAGCTGCGGCATACTCTAGAGGCAATTAATGATCTTATCTCATCGTGTTCAACTACAGTAGGTGGCACTCAGCTGGTGGATCCTGCTGCTGGAAATGTATGTTTTGCAAGTGGTGCTGCTGGCTGGTCTTTTACCTTACAATCTTTTGCCCATCTTTACTTAAAGATTCATGGGATTCAATTTGACCATGAGAAATTTGCATCTCGCCTATGGGGAGACCTGTATTTTCACCCTGATTCTAGAACCTTTAAAAAGAAGCCGCCAAAGGAAGGAGCTAACAGATCATTTGTTGAGTTTATCCTTGAGCCTCTGTACAAAATTTATAGTCTGGTTGTTGGTGAGCAAAAGGGGAATGTGGAATCAAAGCTTGCTGAATTGGGTGTCACGCTGAGCAATGCAGCTTATAAGCTTAATGTTAGACCTTTGCTGAGGTTAGCTTGCCGCTCAATTTTTGGCACTGCTACTGGTTTTACCGACATGTTAGTGAAACATATCCCCTCAGTGAAGGATGCTGCTGCAAGGAAGATAGACCACATATACACTGGACCACAAGATTCCTCTATTGTGGATGCTATGAAAAAATGTGATCCCAATGGACCCCTTATGGTTAACGTAACAAAACTATATCCAAAGTCTGATTGCAGCGTCTTTGATGCCTTCGGACGAGTTTATAGTGGCACGATACAGACTGGACAGACTGTGAGGGTCCTTGGAGAAGGCTATTCTCCAGATGATGAAGAGGATATGACTGTCAAAGAGGTGACCAAATTGTGGGTTTATCAGGCACGATACCGTGTTGCAATTAGTAAAGCCCCTGCTGGCTCTTGGGTTCTTATTGAAGGTGTAGATGCATCAATAATGAAAACTGCTACTATATGTCCTAtgaatattgatgaagatgtgtaCATATTTAGACCTCTACGTTTCAACACCTTGCCTGTTGTAAAGATAGCAGCTGAGCCTCTCAACCCAAGTGAGCTTCCTAAAATGGTCGAAGGTCTTCGTAAAATTAGCAAGAGTTATCCTCTTGCTATTACCAAGGTTGAAGAATCTGGAGAGCACACTATCCTGGGGACTGGTGAACTATATCTGGATTCCATAATGAAGGACCTCAGAGAGCTTTATTCAGAGGTTGAGGTGAAG GTAGCAGATCCTGTTGTTACATTTTGTGAAACAGTTGTTGATACTTCTTCTATGAAATGTTTTGCTGAAACACCTAACAAGAGGAACAAAATTACTATG CTTGCTGAACCATTAGAGAAGGGCTTAGCGGAAGATATTGAGAATGGTCTTGTTAGCCTGGATTCAAGACAGAAAGAAATTACTGACTTCTTTCGCCAACGCTACCAGTGGGATGTGCTTGCAGCAAGGTCAATATGGGCTTTTGGACCTGACAAGCAG GGTCCTAACATTCTTCTGGATGACACACTTTCAATTGAGGTTGACAAGAACCTGCTCAATGCGGTCAAAGATTCAATTGTTCAAGG GTTCCAGTGGGGTGCTAGAGAAGGTCCTTTGTGTGATGAACCAATTAGGAATGTGAAATTCAAGATCTTAAATGCAAACATAGCTCCAGAACCATTGCACCGTGGTGGTGGTCAGATAATTCCCACAGCACGTCGTGTTGTCTACTCTGCATTCCTTATGGCTAATCCTCGCCTTATGGAACCTGTGTATTATGTTGAG ATCCAAACACCAATTGACTGTGTCTCTGCAATTTATACGGTGCTATCCCGGCGGCGTGGTCACGTAACAGCTGATGTACCCAAGCCAGGCACTCCAATATACATTGTTAAG GCATTTTTACCTGTTATAGAGTCTTTTGGATTTGAGACAGATCTCAGATACCATACCCAGGGACAAGCCTTTTGTCTGTCAGTATTCGATCACTGGGCTATTGTTCCTGGTGACCCCTTAGATAAGAGTATTGTCCTTCGCCCCCTAGAGCCAGCACCTATACAGCACCTTGCCCGTGAGTTCATGGTAAAGACCAGGCGAAGGAAG GGCATGAGTGAAGATGTGAGCATCAATAAATTCTTCGACGAGGCCATGATGAATGAGCTGGCTCAACAGGCTGCTGATATCCACTTGCAAATGATGTAG